One window of Solwaraspora sp. WMMA2056 genomic DNA carries:
- a CDS encoding sugar ABC transporter ATP-binding protein, with protein MVLRLTDVVKTFPGVRALDGVQLEVRAGEVHCLLGQNGAGKSTLIKVLAGVHRPDSGRVEWQGQPVRFANPQAAMRAGIATIYQELDLVDDLSVAENVFLGHEPRTAGFVRRGQMVRRTREILDRLGHGEIPPRRMVRSLPAAGKQVVSMARALSHEAKLIIMDEPSAVLAHDEVDNLFRIIRELTAQGIAVIYISHRLEEIREIGDRVTVLKDGRTTAQNLPAQNTPTRELVSRMTGRSIEYVFPQREPNSHGEQLLEVAGLSRAGEFQDVSLTVRRGEIVGIAGLVGSGRSELLETIFGARTAQSGTVRMAGRAVRPGSVGAAVRAGMGMAPEERKSQALLLGEPIFRNMTLATFAQLSRVGFTDSGREVAEAERVAASLELRPPGVYRPVRQLSGGNQQKVVVGRWLLGDTRLLLLDEPTRGVDVGARAELYQVIHDLAAQGVGVLLVSSEVPEVLGLADRVLVMREGRVIREAPAGEIDEETVLDLVMAGSLMEGAAA; from the coding sequence GTGGTCCTGCGGCTGACCGACGTCGTGAAGACCTTCCCCGGCGTACGGGCCCTCGACGGCGTCCAGCTGGAGGTCCGGGCCGGCGAGGTGCACTGCCTGCTCGGGCAGAACGGTGCCGGCAAGTCCACTCTGATCAAGGTGCTGGCCGGGGTGCACCGCCCCGATTCCGGCCGGGTCGAGTGGCAGGGGCAGCCGGTCCGCTTCGCCAACCCGCAGGCGGCGATGCGGGCCGGGATCGCCACCATCTACCAGGAACTCGACCTGGTCGACGACCTGTCGGTGGCGGAGAACGTCTTCCTCGGTCACGAGCCGCGGACCGCCGGGTTCGTCCGCCGTGGTCAGATGGTCCGACGTACCCGGGAGATCCTCGACCGGCTGGGGCACGGCGAGATCCCGCCCCGGCGCATGGTCCGGTCGCTGCCGGCTGCCGGCAAGCAGGTGGTCAGCATGGCGCGTGCGCTGTCGCACGAGGCGAAGCTGATCATCATGGACGAGCCGAGCGCGGTGCTGGCCCACGACGAGGTCGACAACCTGTTCCGGATCATCCGGGAACTCACCGCCCAGGGGATCGCCGTCATCTACATCTCGCACCGGTTGGAGGAGATTCGCGAGATCGGTGACCGGGTCACCGTCCTCAAGGACGGCCGCACCACGGCGCAGAACCTGCCGGCGCAGAACACCCCGACCCGTGAGCTGGTCAGCCGGATGACCGGCCGGTCCATCGAGTACGTCTTCCCGCAGCGCGAGCCCAACTCACACGGTGAGCAGCTGCTGGAGGTCGCCGGCCTGAGCCGCGCGGGGGAGTTCCAGGACGTGTCGCTGACCGTCCGGCGCGGCGAGATCGTCGGTATCGCGGGGCTGGTCGGTTCCGGCCGGTCCGAGCTGCTCGAAACGATCTTCGGAGCGCGTACCGCACAGTCCGGGACCGTCCGGATGGCCGGCCGGGCAGTCCGGCCCGGCAGCGTCGGCGCGGCCGTGCGGGCCGGCATGGGCATGGCTCCGGAGGAGCGCAAGAGCCAGGCGTTGCTGCTCGGCGAACCGATCTTCCGCAACATGACCCTTGCAACGTTCGCGCAGCTGTCCCGGGTCGGCTTCACCGACTCCGGGCGGGAGGTCGCCGAGGCCGAGCGGGTCGCCGCGTCGCTTGAACTGCGGCCGCCGGGGGTGTACCGGCCGGTGCGGCAACTCTCCGGCGGCAACCAGCAGAAGGTGGTGGTCGGCCGGTGGTTGCTCGGCGACACCCGGCTGCTGCTGCTCGACGAGCCGACCCGGGGGGTCGATGTCGGTGCCCGCGCCGAGCTGTACCAGGTGATCCACGACCTGGCCGCGCAGGGCGTCGGGGTCCTGCTGGTCTCCAGCGAGGTCCCCGAGGTGCTCGGTCTGGCCGATCGGGTCCTGGTGATGCGGGAAGGTCGCGTCATCCGGGAGGCACCGGCGGGCGAGATCGATGAGGAGACCGTGCTCGACCTCGTCATGGCGGGGTCGTTGATGGAAGGCGCCGCGGCGTGA
- a CDS encoding ABC transporter permease produces MTADEATATVPGKEKPAASPAHGTDAPPRQSWWRSDASEYARRNLWLVGVLVVLVVIGAATRPDLYSDPTWVRNNIFTILQQASAIGVVTVGMTFVIIAGGIDLSVGAIMALAGVWATTVATQSYGAGGMIFTAVVVGLCVGLVNGILISYGRLVAFIATLAMMVAARGLAALISGKQTQVSTSSTINGMATERIFGIPLLVIILGGVVAAGWVLLNRTTFGRRTVAIGGNPEAARLAGINVRLHTLMIYGLSGLCCGIGAIMLTAQANSAQAAMANMYELDAIAAAIIGGTLLTGGRGTIIGALFGVLVFSTITNLFAINGLSTESQNMIKGGIIVAAVLIQQFRFNSLSQLLTRKPA; encoded by the coding sequence GTGACCGCGGACGAGGCCACGGCAACCGTACCCGGTAAGGAGAAGCCGGCAGCGTCGCCGGCGCACGGCACGGACGCACCACCCCGGCAGAGCTGGTGGCGCTCGGACGCCAGTGAGTACGCCCGACGCAACCTGTGGCTGGTCGGAGTCCTCGTCGTGCTGGTCGTCATCGGTGCCGCCACCCGACCCGACCTCTACAGCGACCCGACCTGGGTCCGCAACAACATCTTCACCATCCTGCAGCAGGCCTCCGCGATCGGCGTGGTCACCGTCGGGATGACCTTCGTGATCATCGCCGGCGGCATCGACCTGTCGGTCGGCGCGATCATGGCGTTGGCCGGCGTCTGGGCGACCACTGTGGCCACGCAGAGCTACGGTGCCGGCGGAATGATATTCACCGCGGTGGTCGTCGGGCTCTGCGTCGGCCTGGTCAACGGGATCCTGATCTCGTACGGCCGGCTGGTGGCCTTCATCGCCACCCTGGCCATGATGGTGGCCGCCCGTGGCCTGGCCGCACTCATCTCCGGCAAGCAGACGCAGGTCTCCACCTCGTCGACGATCAACGGCATGGCCACGGAGCGGATCTTCGGTATCCCGCTGCTGGTGATCATCCTTGGCGGGGTGGTCGCCGCCGGCTGGGTGCTGCTCAACCGCACCACCTTCGGCCGTCGGACGGTCGCCATCGGCGGCAACCCGGAGGCCGCCCGGCTCGCCGGGATCAACGTCCGGCTGCACACCCTTATGATCTACGGACTCTCCGGACTGTGCTGCGGCATCGGGGCGATCATGCTGACCGCCCAGGCGAACTCGGCCCAGGCCGCCATGGCCAACATGTACGAACTCGACGCGATCGCCGCAGCGATCATCGGTGGCACGCTGCTCACCGGCGGCCGCGGCACCATCATCGGCGCCCTCTTCGGGGTGCTGGTCTTCTCCACCATCACCAATCTGTTCGCCATCAACGGCCTCTCCACCGAATCCCAGAACATGATCAAGGGCGGGATCATCGTGGCGGCCGTGCTCATCCAGCAGTTCCGGTTCAACTCGCTCAGTCAGCTGTTGACCCGAAAACCGGCCTGA
- a CDS encoding substrate-binding domain-containing protein has translation MTALSRRALFGARGAADSSRRRLLIGGAAVGAGVLLSACTSNEAAPTNTQTQAANQGNPNSEPGETVTIGFSAPAADHGWLAAITNNARAQAEAYSDVEFLTVEAGADAAAQRAALDTLISQSPDVIVMLPHDGAELTASGLQAMEAGIPVVNLDRAFTQALAYRTQIKGDNYGMGVSAGNYIAAQMQEKGIANPVIAEIAGIDALELTQERSAGFKDALEVHGFTVANRRAAEFTADSGQREAANLLQALPEIDAIWNHDDDQGIGVLAAISQANRSEFIMVGGAGSRAAMEAIQADDSVLKATVTYSPSMASSAISLARLIAQGRGMSDLVELQVPKEIILASETITKENASEYLPLGF, from the coding sequence ATGACCGCACTGTCCCGCCGGGCTCTGTTCGGCGCCCGCGGCGCCGCCGACTCGTCCCGTCGCCGGCTGCTCATCGGCGGTGCCGCCGTCGGTGCCGGCGTGCTGCTGTCCGCGTGCACCAGCAACGAGGCCGCGCCGACCAACACCCAGACCCAGGCCGCCAACCAGGGCAACCCCAACTCCGAACCCGGTGAGACGGTCACCATCGGCTTCTCCGCACCGGCGGCCGACCACGGCTGGCTCGCGGCGATCACCAACAACGCCCGGGCCCAGGCCGAGGCGTACTCCGACGTGGAGTTCCTCACGGTCGAAGCCGGCGCCGACGCCGCCGCTCAACGGGCCGCGCTGGACACGCTGATCTCGCAGAGCCCGGACGTCATCGTGATGCTGCCGCACGACGGAGCCGAGCTGACCGCGAGTGGCCTGCAGGCCATGGAGGCCGGCATCCCGGTGGTCAACCTGGACCGGGCGTTCACCCAGGCGCTCGCCTACCGCACCCAGATCAAGGGCGACAACTACGGCATGGGCGTGTCGGCGGGCAACTACATCGCCGCCCAGATGCAGGAGAAGGGCATCGCCAACCCGGTGATCGCCGAGATCGCCGGGATCGACGCGCTGGAGCTGACCCAGGAGCGGTCCGCCGGTTTCAAGGACGCCCTCGAGGTGCACGGCTTCACCGTCGCCAACCGGCGGGCGGCCGAGTTCACCGCCGACTCCGGCCAGCGCGAGGCGGCCAACCTGCTGCAGGCCCTGCCAGAAATCGACGCCATCTGGAACCACGACGACGACCAGGGCATCGGGGTACTGGCTGCGATCAGCCAGGCCAACCGGTCGGAGTTCATCATGGTCGGCGGTGCCGGTTCGCGGGCGGCGATGGAGGCGATCCAGGCCGACGACAGCGTGCTGAAGGCGACCGTCACCTACAGCCCGTCGATGGCCTCCTCGGCGATCTCGCTCGCCCGCCTGATCGCACAGGGCCGGGGCATGTCCGACCTGGTCGAGCTGCAGGTGCCCAAGGAGATCATCCTGGCCTCGGAGACCATCACCAAGGAGAACGCGAGCGAGTACCTGCCGCTCGGGTTCTGA
- a CDS encoding Gfo/Idh/MocA family oxidoreductase, which yields MSAEHNELRVGMIGYAFMGAAHSQAWRTVNRVYDLPAWVRMTAVCGRDESKVAEAADQLGWESYTTDWRALIARDDIDVVDICTPGDSHAEIAIAALAAGKHVLCEKPLANTVAEAQQMADAARAARAGGVRSMCGFNYRRVPAVTLMRQLVADGRIGTIRHVRAVYLQDWILDPDFPLVWRLQKDKAGSGALGDIGAHIIDATQFVTGQRIARVSGLTETFVKRRPLPAGSSGLSASAGGGSADDAEPATGEVTVDDAALFMARLDGGAVASYEATRFATGRKNGLRIEINGSLGSVAFDFERMNELEFFDATRPAAEQGFTRIIVTEPEHPYLSAWWPPGHGIGYEHSFTHQARDFVAALAAGDDPTPSFDDALQVQQALAAVEESAGLGEWVTVDPANTTAPV from the coding sequence TTGTCCGCTGAACACAACGAACTGCGGGTCGGCATGATCGGCTATGCGTTCATGGGCGCCGCGCACTCGCAGGCCTGGCGAACCGTGAACCGGGTCTACGACCTGCCGGCGTGGGTCCGGATGACCGCAGTGTGCGGCCGGGACGAGTCCAAGGTGGCCGAGGCCGCCGACCAACTCGGCTGGGAGTCGTACACCACCGACTGGCGGGCGCTGATCGCCCGGGACGACATCGACGTGGTCGACATCTGTACGCCGGGTGACAGCCACGCCGAGATCGCCATCGCGGCACTCGCCGCCGGCAAGCACGTGCTGTGCGAGAAGCCACTGGCCAACACGGTGGCCGAGGCGCAGCAAATGGCCGACGCGGCTCGGGCCGCCCGGGCCGGCGGCGTCCGGTCGATGTGCGGATTCAACTACCGGCGGGTGCCGGCGGTGACGTTGATGCGTCAACTCGTCGCCGACGGCCGGATCGGAACGATCCGGCACGTGCGGGCGGTGTACCTGCAGGACTGGATCCTCGATCCGGACTTTCCGTTGGTCTGGCGGTTGCAGAAGGACAAGGCGGGTTCCGGGGCGCTGGGTGACATCGGTGCGCACATCATCGACGCCACCCAGTTCGTCACGGGTCAACGGATCGCCCGGGTGAGCGGGCTGACCGAGACGTTCGTCAAGCGGCGGCCACTGCCAGCCGGTTCCAGCGGGCTTTCCGCTTCGGCCGGCGGCGGGTCCGCAGACGACGCCGAACCGGCCACCGGCGAGGTCACCGTCGACGACGCCGCGCTGTTCATGGCCCGGCTCGACGGCGGGGCGGTGGCCAGCTACGAGGCGACCCGCTTCGCCACCGGACGCAAGAACGGGTTGCGGATCGAGATCAACGGCTCGCTCGGGTCGGTCGCGTTCGACTTCGAGCGGATGAACGAACTGGAGTTCTTCGACGCCACCCGGCCCGCGGCCGAGCAGGGCTTCACCCGCATCATCGTGACCGAACCGGAGCACCCGTACCTGTCCGCTTGGTGGCCGCCCGGCCACGGCATCGGGTACGAGCACTCCTTCACCCACCAGGCCCGTGACTTCGTCGCGGCGCTGGCGGCCGGAGACGATCCGACACCGTCCTTCGACGACGCACTCCAGGTCCAGCAGGCGCTGGCCGCGGTGGAGGAGTCGGCCGGGCTCGGCGAATGGGTCACCGTGGATCCGGCGAATACCACGGCACCGGTTTGA